The DNA segment GTACTATTCATGGTTTTTTAGATGAAGGAAGGTGGAGAAATAGTTTTCTAAAAGGATTATTAGTGGAATTATTTAAGAAAGTAGATCATTTTATTTGTGTATCCCATAGTTTAAAAAACTATATCCAAGGGCAATTTAAAGTTCCACAGTCAAAGATTACTGTTATTTATAATGGAGTATCTGTAGATAACAAGGAAATACCTAAGAATAAGGGGAAGAAAATTATCAATATTGGTGCCTGTGGTAGATTAGTAAAACTCAAGGGATATGATGGGTTGATCCATGCTTTTAATAATATTTATCCTAAATTCGATGTTAGGTTACATATTATAGGCAGTGGACCGGAAGAGGAAAATCTAAAAAAATTAGCAAGGGATAAAGTCTATTTTCATGGATATAAACCAAATCCCTTGGAATATATGGAAATGTTCCATTTATTTGTTCAACCATCTTTAGTAGAAGGATGTGGGGTATCTGTTCTTGAAGCAATGTCTTTAAATATACCTGTAATAGTTAGTGATGCAGGGGGGTTACCAGAATTAATTGAACATGGAGTCCATGGTTTGATTTTTCCTAAAGGAGATATTAAAGCCTTGACCAATTGTTTAATTATGGTATTATCTAATAAGGAAATAGGGAATAAGGGGAATTTATTAGATAAATTAGGAATAAATAATAGAGCATGGGTTGCTGAAAACTTTAGTATTTGTAAAATGCTGGAATTGACAATAAGTGTATATAATAAAATATTGGGGGAATTTTTATATGAAAAAGTTGTTTAGATTTTTTTACAAAACTACAATTACATTTTTTACTTTTCTTTTAATCCTGACATTTTTCTTGGGAAATATCGGAGGACAGGCCAAGGCTGCTCAACAGCCCCACAGAACCTTTATAATAGTAGTAGATAGGGTTTTGCCTCAGCATTTAATAGAATACGGTGGTGAAAGTCTACAAAAAATCTTGACAAATAGTGCTTGGGCAATACTAAGCAATGCTACTGCAAGGGGAAAATCTTCGGAAAATCAAGCTATGACAATTGGAGCGGGAAGTAGGGCATTAGCACCCTATGGAAACTACTTTTTTAATAAAGGGGAAGTATATGAAGGGATTTATGCCGAAAGGATTTATCATACCTTCAATAATTTTAGGCTAAGGGAAGAGATGACCTTTAACCCTTATATTAACAATATTCAATATATCAATAGTAATTTATCCCATACCGTTGAAGTGGGAAAAATGGCAGATCTTTTAAAAGAACAGGGAATTAAAAGGGTTGTTATCGGTAATTCCGATGATTTTGATATTAAGCGGCACGCATCAGCAATTTTAATGGATAGTAATGGAGTAGTAGATTATGGAATAATAGATGAAAGGATATTAAAGAAAAACGATAAAATACCTGGGGGTTCAAGTACTGATTATGATAAAGTCATTGAATATTTACAATACTATCTCCCAAAGGGTAATATCTTTGTCATCGATACAGGGGATACCCACCGTATAGATGAATATTATAGATTTTATCAACCAGAAAGACTTGAACAGTTAAGGGAAGAAATAATAAAGGAAATGGATATCCTCTTTACTTATCTTCTAAATGTTATGGAAGAGAGAGATCATCTCTATCTCCTCACATTAAATGCTCCTTTAAGTTATCGGGAAGAGGGAGAAAACATTCCAGTAATCTATCATTATCAAAAAGGAGGAAAAGAAGGGATTCTGACTGCACCTTCCACTAAAAGACCTGGAGTAATAACTACTTTAGATTTAGCTCCTAGTATTTTAAATAACTATGGTATCAAAGATCCTACCTTTTATGGTTCAGTAATGGATATAATAGAAATGAAAGAACATCAGAGTTTTATCTTTGCCCGTTTAAAACAAATTAATACCGTTTTTAATCAACGGCCAATTACCATTAGGATTTATATAGTTATAACTATAGTTATAGTTGTAGCTTTTTTAATAAACCTAAAATTACAAAGCATCCCTATGGAATATTTTAGTTCTTTA comes from the Anaerobranca gottschalkii DSM 13577 genome and includes:
- a CDS encoding glycosyltransferase family 4 protein, which encodes MLIVFVKSTSLGGISTHIKELQRGLKKLNYQTEVIEINLKPLKFIKNILALRYVCHREEVIVHFHGYKAILVLPFIPQRVKKVCTIHGFLDEGRWRNSFLKGLLVELFKKVDHFICVSHSLKNYIQGQFKVPQSKITVIYNGVSVDNKEIPKNKGKKIINIGACGRLVKLKGYDGLIHAFNNIYPKFDVRLHIIGSGPEEENLKKLARDKVYFHGYKPNPLEYMEMFHLFVQPSLVEGCGVSVLEAMSLNIPVIVSDAGGLPELIEHGVHGLIFPKGDIKALTNCLIMVLSNKEIGNKGNLLDKLGINNRAWVAENFSICKMLELTISVYNKILGEFLYEKVV